The sequence below is a genomic window from Phycisphaerales bacterium AB-hyl4.
GATCACGTTGTTGCGGCGAACCTCGACGTGACGCTCGACGAGCTTATGCGATAGGTCGATCGGCAGCGGCATGAGGCTCTCGGTCTCACGACAGGCGAAGCCGAACATCAGACCCTGGTCGCCGGCGCCTTCCTTGTCGACGCCCATGGCGATGTCTTCCGACTGGCCGTGCAGCGTGCGGATGACGGCACACGAGTCCGCGTCGAACTTCATCGCCGGGTCGGTGTAGCCGATTTCACGCAGCGTATCGCGAACCGTGTCTTCCACGTCGTGCAACGCCTTGATGCCCTTCTCGTTGTGCACCGTCACCTCGCCGGCGACCACGACCAGGCCGGTCGTGCAAAGCGTTTCGCAGGCCACACGAGCCTTCGGGTCCGCTGCGAGCAGCGTGTCCAGAATGGCGTCCGACACGCGGTCGGAAACCTTGTCGGGGTGGCCCATCGAGACCGATTCACTGGTGAAAAGATAGTTGTCACGGTTGGTCGGGGTAGTCATAAATCTGTTTCCATCCAAAATTTGAGGAAAATACACCTGCTCGGCTCGCGGTCTCGCACACCCGCGTGCGGCCGCCCTGTCACCGGGCAGATGCCTGAACAAAACGGTTGCCTGAGACCCCTTTTTACAGGCTCCGCCGACAGATCGCAACCGCCTTCTCGCATTTTATCCGGATGAACGGGTGAATGTCGAGCGGAAACCGCCGAAATCCGGCTTCCACGCCCCAATCCCGACTTTTTGCTACGCTCCCCCATTGAAACGCCGGACGGGTGGCAACTGTCATGGGAGACGCTGAGATGAGCGAAAAGATGCGGATCGAAAAAGACTCGATGGGCGAAATGCAGGTTCCCGAATGGGCACTCTGGGGCGCGAGCACGCAGCGGGCGCGCGAAAACTTCCCCATCGCCCACCGCGGCGTCCCGAGCGAAGTCGTCCACGCCTTCGGCCACCTCAAGGCCGCCTGCGCTCAGGCCAACGCCGACCTCGGCAAGCTCGACAAGAAAATCGCCCAAGCCATCATCGACGCCGCAACCGAGGTCGCCCAAGGCAAGCTCGACGACCATTTCGTCGTCGACATCTACCAGACCGGCAGCGGCACCAGCACCAACATGAACGCCAACGAGGTCATCGCTCACCGCGCCACCCAGCTGCACGGCAGCGCGATCCACCCCAACGACCACGTCAACATGGGCCAGTCCTCCAACGACACCTTCCCCACCGCGATGCACATCGCCGCCGCGGTCGCCCTCAAGAGCAAGCTCACCCCCGCCCTTCAACGCCTGCACGACCAGCTCGACAAGCAGGCGAAGCAGTGGGACGACATCATCAAGATCGGCCGAACGCACCTCATGGACGCCACGCCCATCCGCGTTGGCCAGGTATTCTCCGGCTATACCCAGCAAGCGAAATTCGCCCTCCTCCGTGCCGGCTACGCCCTCGAAGGCATGCGACAGAACATGCCCATCGGCGGCACCGCCGTCGGCACGGGCATCAACACCCACCCCGACTTCGGCAGCAAGGTCTGCACCGTGCTCAGCCAACGCCTCGACATCGACTTCGTCGAAGCCGAAAACCACCGCGAAGCCCAGGCCGCCGCCGACTGTTTCGTGCAGGCACACGCCTGCCTGAAAACCATCGCCGTCAGCCTCTCCAAAATCGCCAACGACATCCGCTGGCTCGGCTCAGGCCCGCGCTGCGGCCTCGGCGAGCTGCAACTGCCCGCCATCCAGCCCGGCAGTTCCATCATGCCCGGCAAGGTCAACCCCGTCATCTGCGAGTCCGCCATGCAGGTGAGTTGCCGTGTCATCGGCAACGACGCCACCATCACCACCGCAGGCCTCGGCGGCGTGGGCTCGCTGCTGGAACTGAACGTCGCCATGCCCGTGATGACCGACGCCATGCTCGAATCGATCAATCTGCTCGCCAACGTCGCCAACGTCTTCGTCGACAAGCTGCTCGTCGGCCTCGAAGTTAACGCCGAGCGATGCACCGGCCTGATCGAACAATCCCTGATGATGTGCACCAGCCTCGCCCCCGAGATCGGCTACGACAACGCCGCCAAGCTCGCGAAGCAGGCCTTCAACGAAAATAAAACCATCCGCGAGCTCGTCCTCGAACAGAAGCTCATTCCCGAGCCCCGCCTCAACGAGCTGCTCGACCCCCGCTCCATGACCGAGCCCGGCGAAGGCTGACGCAACCCCAACAACGCCCCAATAAAGCCCACGGATGTAGCGCAGCGAATCCGTGGGCTTCCCCACCCCGATAATGCCAAACCACGAAACGCGAAACCAGAAATCTCATCCCCTGCCTCCCAAACGCCGATGACATTGCAACGCAAAGCCCGATCGGGCTTTAATTTCGGTTATCGGGCATTCCCTTTCCCCACACGGCCGTGCACGATTGCCTACACTAGAGGCCTGATCGGTGCAACCGCATCGACCGTGGGATCGTAGATGCAGATCAAGAAAGGCATACCGGTTTCGCCTGGCGTGGCGATCTATCCCGCCCTCGTGCTCGACGCCGAGGACCAGCCCATTCCGCGCCGCAGCGTCTCCGCCAGCCGCGTGCCCCACGAGCACGAACGCCTCGACCAGGCCATCGCCGCCAGCATCGACGAGCTCGAACAGCTTCGCCAGCAGACCGCGACGGCCCTTGGCGAAGAGCTTGCCAAAATCTTCGATTTCCATCAGGGCATGCTCCGCGACGAGTATCTGATCAAGCAGATCCGCGCCATCGTCGACGCTGACCGCGTTACCGCCGAGTACGCCGTCTACCAGGCCACCCACCGCCTCGCCGAGACGTTCCTCCAACAGGAACGTTCCTACCTCCGCGAGCGCGTCAGCGACGTCTACGATCTTCAAAAACGCATCCTCAAGCATCTCGTCGGCTACACCCGCACCGAGCTCAGCCAACTCACCAGCCCTGCCGTCGTCGTCGCCCACGATCTGACGCCCTCCCAGACCGCCGCCCTCGACAAGACCAAAATCAAGGGCCTCGCCACCGACGCCGGCGGCCGCACCAGCCACACCGCCATCCTCGCCCACGCGCTCGGTATCCCCGCCGTCGTCGGCCTGGGCAGCATCACCCGGCAGATCGCCTCCGGCGAAACCGTCATCATCGACGGCCACCAGGGCCAGATCATCATCGACCCCGACGCCGCCAAGCTCATGGAATACCGCCAGGAGCTGCGGCGCATGGCCGCCATGGAGGACACGCTCGGCGAGCTGAGCAAGCTGCCCGCTGTCACCAAAGATGGCACGAAGGTCAATCTGCTGGCCAACATCGAATTCCCCAGCGAAATCCCTCCCGCCATCCACAACGGCGCCGTGGGCATCGGCCTCTACCGCACGGAGTTTCTCTTCCTCGCCGCCGACAACGAGCCTGCCGAGCAGGAGCAATACGAAACCTACGTCGAAGCCATCCGCAACCTCGACGGCCTCCCGCTCACCGTCCGCACGCTCGACCTCGGCGCGGACAAGCTCACGCATCAGATGACCCTCGCCGGCGGCGACACGCACGAGCGAAACCCCTTCCTCGGCTGCCGATCCATCCGCCTCTGCCTCCAGAACCTCCCGCTCTTCAAGACACAGTTGCGCGCTATTCTCCGCGCGAGCACGCAGGGGCCGGTTAAAATCATGTTTCCGCTGATCTCCAACATCATGGAGCTGCGGCAGGCGAAAATGATCCTTAACGACGTCATGGAGGACCTCGACGAACAGGGCATCGAGTATGCCCGCGACATTCCGATCGGTATCATGGTCGAAGTCCCCTCCGCCGCGCTGCAAGCCCGGGCGTTTACGCGCGAAGTGGACTTCTTTTCGATCGGGACCAATGACCTGATCCAGTACACGGTGGCGGTGGACCGCGGCAACGAACGGATCGCGAGTCTCTACTCCGCCGCACACCCGGCCGTGATCAGCCTCATCAAGGAGATCATCCGCGCTGGGCAACGGGCTAAAATAGATGTCAGCTTGTGTGGTGAAATGGCCGGCGAACCGGAATTCACCATGCTGCTGCTGGGGCTCGGATTGCGGTGCTTCTCGATTACGCCGCCCGCAATTCCGGAAATCAAGCGTA
It includes:
- a CDS encoding class II fumarate hydratase, whose product is MSEKMRIEKDSMGEMQVPEWALWGASTQRARENFPIAHRGVPSEVVHAFGHLKAACAQANADLGKLDKKIAQAIIDAATEVAQGKLDDHFVVDIYQTGSGTSTNMNANEVIAHRATQLHGSAIHPNDHVNMGQSSNDTFPTAMHIAAAVALKSKLTPALQRLHDQLDKQAKQWDDIIKIGRTHLMDATPIRVGQVFSGYTQQAKFALLRAGYALEGMRQNMPIGGTAVGTGINTHPDFGSKVCTVLSQRLDIDFVEAENHREAQAAADCFVQAHACLKTIAVSLSKIANDIRWLGSGPRCGLGELQLPAIQPGSSIMPGKVNPVICESAMQVSCRVIGNDATITTAGLGGVGSLLELNVAMPVMTDAMLESINLLANVANVFVDKLLVGLEVNAERCTGLIEQSLMMCTSLAPEIGYDNAAKLAKQAFNENKTIRELVLEQKLIPEPRLNELLDPRSMTEPGEG
- the ptsP gene encoding phosphoenolpyruvate--protein phosphotransferase; its protein translation is MQIKKGIPVSPGVAIYPALVLDAEDQPIPRRSVSASRVPHEHERLDQAIAASIDELEQLRQQTATALGEELAKIFDFHQGMLRDEYLIKQIRAIVDADRVTAEYAVYQATHRLAETFLQQERSYLRERVSDVYDLQKRILKHLVGYTRTELSQLTSPAVVVAHDLTPSQTAALDKTKIKGLATDAGGRTSHTAILAHALGIPAVVGLGSITRQIASGETVIIDGHQGQIIIDPDAAKLMEYRQELRRMAAMEDTLGELSKLPAVTKDGTKVNLLANIEFPSEIPPAIHNGAVGIGLYRTEFLFLAADNEPAEQEQYETYVEAIRNLDGLPLTVRTLDLGADKLTHQMTLAGGDTHERNPFLGCRSIRLCLQNLPLFKTQLRAILRASTQGPVKIMFPLISNIMELRQAKMILNDVMEDLDEQGIEYARDIPIGIMVEVPSAALQARAFTREVDFFSIGTNDLIQYTVAVDRGNERIASLYSAAHPAVISLIKEIIRAGQRAKIDVSLCGEMAGEPEFTMLLLGLGLRCFSITPPAIPEIKRILRSVNIEQCQKVARRVSAFDSDREVLNYLRDELGKVVPEAIGGRSARY